Proteins encoded in a region of the Candidatus Moanabacter tarae genome:
- the ruvB gene encoding Holliday junction ATP-dependent DNA helicase RuvB: protein MNSPEPQKGTRLTDPSMKPEDEAEAVLRPLKFSDFTGQNKTKERLEIIVGAARGRGDVLNHVLISGPPGLGKTTLAYVLGSELNTQVRSTSGPVIEKPGDLAGMLTNLEEGNILFIDEIHRIPKTVEEYLYSAMEDFHIDIMLDQGPNARSVRLNIPRFTLVGATTRLGLLTAPLRSRFTLQTRLDYYGKEDLRAIVRRTCRILDIAIDVEGEEEVAGRARGTPRIANNLIYFIRDYAQQRANGKITRSIASSALELLEIDRHGLDEMDKRILRIIAENYGGGPVGLGTVAIAVGEEEHTLEEVNEPFLIQEGFLQRTPQGRIVTPRGFEVIGLKRNSTDNQMELI from the coding sequence ATGAATTCCCCTGAACCACAAAAGGGCACCCGTCTAACCGATCCCTCTATGAAACCAGAGGATGAAGCTGAGGCGGTACTTAGACCCCTCAAATTTTCGGATTTTACCGGGCAAAACAAAACCAAGGAACGTCTTGAAATAATTGTTGGAGCTGCCCGCGGGAGGGGTGACGTCCTCAATCATGTCCTTATTAGCGGTCCCCCGGGTTTGGGCAAAACTACTCTCGCCTATGTCCTCGGAAGCGAGTTAAACACTCAGGTTCGCTCCACCTCTGGACCAGTGATCGAAAAACCAGGTGATTTGGCGGGAATGCTAACCAATCTTGAAGAAGGCAATATCCTATTCATCGATGAGATCCACCGTATCCCCAAAACCGTAGAAGAATATCTTTACTCTGCAATGGAGGATTTTCATATAGATATTATGTTGGACCAGGGTCCTAATGCCCGGAGCGTACGTTTGAATATTCCCAGATTCACCCTAGTCGGAGCAACCACGCGCCTTGGTCTTCTAACTGCCCCCCTCCGAAGCCGTTTCACTCTTCAGACACGCCTTGATTACTATGGCAAAGAAGATCTGAGAGCAATCGTACGAAGAACCTGTCGGATCCTCGATATCGCCATTGATGTTGAGGGTGAAGAAGAAGTAGCAGGTAGAGCCCGCGGCACCCCAAGAATCGCAAACAATTTAATATATTTCATCCGCGATTATGCTCAACAACGAGCAAACGGAAAGATCACCCGTTCAATTGCCTCCTCTGCCCTCGAGTTACTTGAAATCGACCGACACGGATTAGATGAAATGGACAAGCGTATTCTCCGAATAATCGCAGAGAACTATGGTGGAGGACCAGTTGGACTTGGGACTGTCGCCATAGCTGTTGGAGAAGAAGAACACACACTTGAGGAAGTCAACGAACCCTTTCTAATTCAGGAAGGATTCCTCCAACGTACGCCCCAAGGTCGTATCGTAACTCCCAGGGGATTCGAGGTCATAGGACTCAAACGCAACTCAACAGACAACCAAATGGAATTGATTTAG
- the yycJ gene encoding Putative metallo-hydrolase YycJ codes for MFLQILGSSSSGNCALLVTEQCRVLIDAGFSTRKTCAFLEASGESINSIDAIFVTHEHSDHTAGLTGLSKIPHIRTFANFSTAKAIQDSLKRKANWQIFETGRTFRFRDLEITSFPVPHDALDPVGFVFASGGEDLFNPRRSMAWCLDLGHIPQLVREHVRPVNVLVMEANYETDMLNEDKKRPWSVKQRIKSRHGHLSNASALEFLRTESEPGWEKVFLVHLSKDCNDVSLISSLINQSPFEGEKRKFTISVVDPNGEHTPPYQL; via the coding sequence ATGTTCCTCCAAATACTCGGTAGTAGTAGTTCAGGAAATTGTGCCCTCCTTGTTACTGAACAATGCCGTGTACTTATCGATGCAGGATTTTCCACCAGAAAAACATGTGCATTTTTAGAAGCGAGCGGAGAGTCAATCAATTCTATTGATGCTATTTTTGTAACCCATGAACACAGTGACCACACAGCCGGTCTGACAGGATTATCAAAAATCCCTCATATCCGTACCTTTGCCAATTTCTCAACCGCAAAGGCGATTCAGGACTCCTTAAAACGAAAAGCTAATTGGCAGATATTCGAAACAGGGCGTACCTTCCGTTTTCGTGACCTAGAGATAACTTCCTTTCCTGTTCCCCATGATGCTTTAGATCCTGTAGGATTCGTTTTTGCTAGCGGAGGCGAAGATCTCTTTAATCCGAGGCGCAGCATGGCTTGGTGCCTTGACCTCGGGCATATTCCACAGCTCGTAAGAGAACATGTACGGCCAGTCAATGTACTCGTTATGGAAGCAAATTACGAAACTGATATGCTTAATGAAGATAAGAAACGACCGTGGTCAGTGAAACAGCGAATCAAAAGCAGGCATGGCCATCTTTCAAATGCATCAGCACTTGAGTTTCTTAGAACCGAATCTGAACCTGGCTGGGAAAAAGTTTTCCTAGTTCACCTCAGCAAAGACTGTAACGACGTTTCCCTAATCTCATCATTGATTAACCAGTCCCCGTTTGAAGGAGAGAAGCGTAAGTTCACTATCAGCGTAGTTGATCCAAACGGTGAACACACCCCTCCTTACCAACTGTAA
- the murAA gene encoding UDP-N-acetylglucosamine 1-carboxyvinyltransferase 1, with translation MDVIRIEGGRPLRGKTYVSGAKNAALPIFAASLLTDEKCVIENVPDLSDIRFMAEILTHLGAQVDRIKSNTWSIQSGDIKTTAPYELVRKMRASVCLMGPLLGKMGKAEVSFPGGCVIGPRPIDLHLKGFAKMGCDVTVDNGYVRLNGRNLKGADIFLGGRHGSTVLGTANLVMAAVLAPGVTNIESAACEPEVVDLCNMLMKMGANIEGIGSHHLRIEGVQRLRGCTYRIIPDRIEAGTLTIAAVITGGRISISGVKIDHLRALIDKLEEAAISVSIESPDCIVVEGNGEHRAVDVITLPYPGFPTDLQAQICALMSVTKGLSIITERVYPNRFMHIPELQRMGANIAIEGASAIVDGGVQLSGAPVMASDLRASAALILAGLAASNETWVQRIYHIDRGFEKIDQKLQSLGAVIERLEAKYMPAGFRNQE, from the coding sequence ATGGATGTAATTCGAATTGAGGGAGGCAGGCCTCTTAGGGGTAAAACTTATGTGAGCGGTGCTAAAAATGCTGCTCTCCCCATTTTTGCAGCCAGTCTTCTGACTGACGAAAAGTGTGTGATCGAAAATGTCCCCGACCTCTCGGACATTCGATTTATGGCCGAGATTTTGACTCACCTCGGAGCACAAGTCGATCGCATTAAGTCCAATACCTGGTCAATTCAATCTGGTGATATAAAAACGACTGCACCCTATGAGTTAGTACGAAAAATGCGAGCTTCAGTCTGCCTGATGGGACCTCTCTTGGGAAAAATGGGGAAAGCAGAGGTGTCATTTCCCGGTGGCTGCGTCATTGGTCCACGCCCAATTGACCTCCATCTTAAAGGATTCGCAAAAATGGGATGTGATGTAACAGTCGACAACGGTTATGTACGACTCAACGGCAGAAATTTGAAGGGAGCTGACATCTTTCTTGGTGGCAGACATGGAAGTACCGTCCTCGGTACAGCCAATCTGGTAATGGCCGCAGTTTTGGCTCCGGGGGTTACTAATATTGAAAGCGCTGCCTGCGAACCTGAAGTGGTCGACCTCTGTAATATGCTCATGAAAATGGGGGCCAATATCGAGGGTATAGGTAGCCACCATCTCAGAATTGAGGGAGTACAAAGACTTAGAGGCTGCACCTATCGAATCATACCGGATCGTATTGAAGCCGGTACTTTAACTATCGCAGCCGTAATCACGGGTGGTAGAATTTCGATCAGTGGAGTTAAAATAGATCACTTACGTGCTCTTATCGACAAATTGGAAGAAGCAGCAATTAGCGTGTCAATTGAAAGTCCCGACTGTATAGTAGTCGAAGGCAATGGGGAACATCGAGCAGTTGATGTAATAACCCTTCCCTATCCTGGATTTCCAACCGATCTTCAGGCGCAAATATGCGCCCTCATGAGTGTGACGAAAGGATTGAGCATCATTACTGAAAGAGTTTATCCAAATCGCTTCATGCACATCCCAGAATTACAACGGATGGGTGCGAATATTGCAATTGAAGGCGCCAGCGCAATCGTGGATGGTGGCGTTCAACTTTCTGGCGCACCGGTTATGGCTTCAGATCTCAGAGCTAGTGCCGCCCTCATACTGGCCGGACTAGCGGCCTCGAATGAAACTTGGGTTCAAAGGATCTATCATATCGATCGCGGGTTTGAAAAAATCGATCAAAAACTCCAATCTCTCGGTGCTGTGATCGAACGGCTCGAGGCAAAGTACATGCCAGCGGGATTTCGTAACCAAGAATAA
- the mtaB gene encoding Threonylcarbamoyladenosine tRNA methylthiotransferase MtaB: MAVGVCDFPSSETFRFPEDWYSRKRKCASVHTLGCRLNQSESQLIKDSLINAGYDLVPFGESADLGIINTCTVTSEADSKCRQAIRKFIRKNPHAFTAVVGCYSQMAAMTIADIPGVDLIVGSQDKLNVHNYVRGGKTRHPIILDNRMGREDFSINLFGAGSFEKRANLKIQDGCDFMCGFCIIPRARGRARSRRLKNLMEEVDSLSQRGVREIILTGVNLGTFEQEGWNIVSIVDALDEQPGVERIRISSIEPTTIPVDLLERMSDRAHALLPYLHIPLQSGSDRVLNRMRRRYSVAEFVSFIRYANSTVKDLCIGTDLLVGSPGEEEDDFLKTCSVFSENPFSYCHVFPYSKREGTFAAKQDGHVPDGVKAKRSAICRRLGAVRKYDYQKRYLGQVLEVLFEDKKDDYFPGYTENYIRVISRSKTEMTNRLAKVRLDRIRGDVVEGSVVKVLR; the protein is encoded by the coding sequence ATGGCAGTTGGAGTTTGTGACTTCCCTTCTTCGGAGACATTCCGTTTTCCCGAGGATTGGTATTCTCGAAAACGGAAGTGCGCTTCTGTCCATACTTTGGGGTGTAGGCTAAATCAATCGGAAAGTCAGCTGATAAAGGATAGTCTTATCAATGCTGGGTATGATCTGGTTCCTTTCGGAGAGAGCGCTGATTTGGGTATAATAAATACCTGCACTGTTACGTCGGAGGCGGATTCAAAGTGTCGTCAGGCCATACGTAAATTCATCCGAAAGAACCCACATGCTTTCACCGCTGTTGTCGGCTGCTATTCTCAGATGGCGGCTATGACGATTGCCGATATCCCAGGTGTGGATCTCATAGTTGGGAGTCAGGATAAGTTGAATGTACACAATTATGTTAGAGGTGGAAAGACGCGCCACCCTATAATTCTTGATAACCGTATGGGAAGAGAAGATTTTTCCATCAATTTGTTCGGAGCAGGTTCATTCGAGAAAAGAGCTAATCTTAAGATCCAAGATGGGTGTGATTTTATGTGTGGCTTCTGTATTATTCCTCGTGCACGAGGGCGTGCCCGGAGTCGAAGGCTGAAAAACCTTATGGAAGAGGTAGATAGCTTATCCCAAAGAGGAGTGCGCGAAATAATCCTTACAGGTGTCAATCTTGGTACTTTCGAACAGGAGGGTTGGAATATTGTATCAATCGTTGATGCCCTTGATGAACAACCTGGGGTTGAACGAATTCGCATAAGTAGTATCGAGCCAACTACGATTCCAGTTGATTTGCTGGAGCGGATGTCTGATCGAGCGCATGCTTTGCTGCCTTATCTTCACATACCACTTCAGAGTGGATCTGACCGTGTTTTAAATCGGATGCGTCGCCGTTACAGCGTCGCTGAGTTTGTTTCTTTCATTCGCTATGCTAATTCTACGGTAAAGGATCTCTGTATTGGCACCGACCTTCTAGTAGGTTCACCGGGTGAAGAGGAAGATGATTTTCTAAAAACTTGCAGTGTTTTTTCAGAAAATCCGTTCTCGTATTGCCACGTCTTTCCTTATTCTAAAAGAGAGGGAACTTTCGCAGCTAAGCAAGATGGCCACGTTCCAGATGGGGTTAAGGCCAAACGTAGTGCCATCTGTCGGAGACTAGGAGCAGTCCGTAAATACGATTACCAAAAGAGATATCTGGGTCAGGTGCTAGAGGTGCTCTTCGAAGATAAAAAGGATGATTACTTTCCAGGTTACACGGAAAACTATATCCGTGTCATATCTCGATCTAAAACCGAGATGACCAATCGCCTTGCCAAAGTAAGGTTGGATCGAATTCGAGGTGATGTTGTTGAGGGTTCGGTTGTAAAGGTCCTCCGCTAA
- the folE2 gene encoding GTP cyclohydrolase FolE2 yields the protein MRMSEDKELISDLDRAGRPKSLDHQYDDGFTVSRPYRESLPDVQNRTGVEIHGDGVPIIEVGISNFHLPLKVLTAQNESIDLEAAVTGTVSLGSDRKGVNMSRIIRTFYEFKDRVFTLELLEEILLRYKETLESSRARLTVRFSYPIYQESLRSGLGGYLYYDVDYEGIIDDLDRFRKRMHLDFIYSSVCPNSAELAEHARNMRGKYALPHAQRSKARVSVEVRSGALVTIENIREKCLEALRTEVQSMVKREDEQAFAELNGSFPKFVEDAVRLLHEKFNVDKRIIDFQIACVHLESLHAHDAVAVINKGVSGGFSGSVEDFRRFVC from the coding sequence ATGAGAATGAGTGAAGATAAAGAACTAATCTCTGATCTTGATAGGGCCGGTCGGCCGAAATCGCTCGATCACCAATACGACGATGGATTTACCGTTAGTCGACCGTATCGCGAGTCTTTGCCAGACGTGCAAAACAGAACTGGGGTGGAGATCCATGGTGATGGTGTTCCAATCATTGAGGTGGGAATTTCTAATTTCCATTTGCCCTTGAAAGTTCTTACGGCGCAAAACGAATCAATTGATTTAGAGGCGGCAGTTACGGGTACGGTCTCATTGGGTTCAGACCGGAAAGGAGTCAACATGTCTCGAATTATCCGGACTTTCTATGAATTCAAGGATCGGGTCTTTACACTGGAGTTACTTGAGGAGATTCTTCTTCGCTACAAAGAAACTTTGGAGAGTAGCCGTGCGCGTCTCACTGTTCGTTTTTCTTATCCGATCTATCAGGAAAGCCTTCGCAGTGGGTTGGGGGGATATCTCTACTACGATGTCGATTATGAAGGAATTATTGATGACCTCGATCGATTTCGAAAGCGGATGCACTTAGACTTTATTTATTCTTCAGTTTGCCCGAATTCAGCCGAGTTGGCTGAACACGCCCGTAACATGAGAGGCAAGTATGCTTTGCCCCATGCTCAAAGAAGTAAAGCGAGGGTAAGTGTTGAGGTTCGGTCTGGTGCTTTAGTCACGATCGAAAATATCCGCGAAAAATGTCTTGAGGCCCTCAGAACTGAGGTTCAGTCTATGGTGAAACGGGAAGACGAACAAGCATTCGCTGAACTGAACGGAAGCTTTCCTAAGTTCGTAGAGGACGCTGTTAGACTCCTCCACGAAAAATTCAATGTGGACAAACGGATTATCGATTTTCAGATTGCATGCGTTCATCTAGAATCGCTCCATGCTCATGATGCAGTTGCGGTTATTAATAAAGGAGTTAGCGGAGGATTCTCCGGATCTGTCGAGGATTTCCGAAGGTTTGTTTGCTAG